The Cervus canadensis isolate Bull #8, Minnesota chromosome X, ASM1932006v1, whole genome shotgun sequence genome contains the following window.
ttctctcccatgCCCTCAACTCCTGATTCAGCTCTTCTCAGACTTGGAGTGAGGGTGAGGGTAAAGAACAAACCTAAATTGAGACCCAGGAAGGTAGTGACGCTGGTTGGTGCTCTCTCTGTCTTTCCAGGTGACAGAATGAATAGCAAGCTGACAATTTCAAAGGAGAATAATTGTCCAGAAGAACTCCCAGGGGCCAATCTTCAGGTTGGCAACATGGGCCAGGTAGCTGGGCAGTCAGAGGAAACACTTGAGCACAGACAGAAACGTGCCTGTTGTCCACAGACAGGTTCCAGCAGGGGTGACCCTCCTGGGGAGGAAGACCAAGGCAGCTCCCCAGGTGAGGGAAGAGAGATGCAGGGAAGCAGCTGCGGAGGTAGGCAGGATTTGGTTGTAAGGCAGCCGAGTTTCAAAGACATGGAGAGGCAGTTCGTGTGTCAGCAGTGTGGGAAATCCTTTTCCCGGAAATCCAACCTCGTCAAACACCGAGTCATCCATAGTGACGAGAAGCCCTTTAAGTGTAGTGAGTGTGGGAAACTCTTTCGGCGCAACTTCTCACTCCTGGAGCACCAGCGCATCCACAGTGGTGAGAAGCCTTATGCATGTGGCGAGTGTGGAAAGGCTTTCACACGTGGCTCCAACCTCATCAAGCACCAGATTATCCACACTGGCGAGAAGCCGTATGTGTGTGATGAGTGTGGGAAACGGTTTGGGCGCAACTTCACACTCATGGAGCACCAGCGCATCCACAGTGGCGAGCGGCCCTACTCCTGTGATGTGTGCGGCAAGGCCTTCAGCAGGAGCTCCAACCTCACTGAGCACCAACGcacacacagcaatgagaagccctacACGTGCAGCCAGTGCACAAAAGCCTTCAAGGGCATCTCCCAGCTCATTCACCACCAGCGTGTCCACAGGGGGGAGAAGCCATTCACGTGCAAGGAGTGCGGAAAGGCCTTCCGGGGCCGCTCAGGCCTCAGCCAGCACCACCGGGTGCACACCGGTGAGAAACCCTATGAGTGCAGTGAGTGTGGGAAGACCTTCAGCCGGCGATCCAACCTCTTCAAGCACCAGATAGTGCACACTGAGAAGAGACCCTACAGGTGTCAAGAGTGCGGGAAGGCGTTCCGCCACTGCTCTGCCTTCCTGCAACACTGGCGCACCCACAGCCGCCCACAGCCCTGTGCCTGCGGCCACTGTGATGACTGCAACCAGGCCTCCAAGGAGAAACCACAGCCTGACCAGCAGCCAAGAATTCACCAGAACCTCTTGGAGGGGAACAACTCAGAGATGGAACCGGCCTGCCTGGGCCTCCAAAGAGCCACTGCGGAGTCCCATCCAGAGAATGAGAATCACCTTCAAGACTCCAGCTGTGCCACTGCCCCCAGCACCACCATCTGACTGGGTGCTCTGCAGGAGGGCTGGCTTTAAGATGAGCCTTCCTagtccccttcccttccctcattGATGATGCAATTGCAGCCCAGAGACTGCACCACAGACTGGCCCCTTCACACATTTGTATTCCTCATTGGAGCAGCTGAAAGTGCTCTTGCCCCTTGTGCCTGGGGCCTGCGTgctgtgggtgggagggagcGAGTGCCTTGAGTTAAGTAGTAACCCATATCATCTCATGGGGGCCTTCAATTCATCCCAAGACTTGTTAGTGTTTTCAGGTAGAAGACACGAAGAGCACTTTAATCCTTTAAAAGCGTAGTAGTGGAAGGGACTTGACAGCATTCAAAATTGTGGGCTCCACATCGAGGCTGTGGCTGGACTGTGACATCACCTAAAATTCATCAGAAATGGTCTGAGAAAGGACTCAGGGACTGAGACAGTGAATTGCTCGTGCCCACTTTGTGTGCCCACACATCAGCCCATGGAGAGTGGCATCTCCTTGGGGGG
Protein-coding sequences here:
- the ZFP92 gene encoding zinc finger protein 92 homolog; the encoded protein is MAAMLLTARPKVPVSFEDVAVYFTKAEWKLLDHRQRKLYKQVMLDNHHNLVSLGFSSSKPQLIIQLEQGEKPWVADVHRMRITTGMQEGDRMNSKLTISKENNCPEELPGANLQVGNMGQVAGQSEETLEHRQKRACCPQTGSSRGDPPGEEDQGSSPGEGREMQGSSCGGRQDLVVRQPSFKDMERQFVCQQCGKSFSRKSNLVKHRVIHSDEKPFKCSECGKLFRRNFSLLEHQRIHSGEKPYACGECGKAFTRGSNLIKHQIIHTGEKPYVCDECGKRFGRNFTLMEHQRIHSGERPYSCDVCGKAFSRSSNLTEHQRTHSNEKPYTCSQCTKAFKGISQLIHHQRVHRGEKPFTCKECGKAFRGRSGLSQHHRVHTGEKPYECSECGKTFSRRSNLFKHQIVHTEKRPYRCQECGKAFRHCSAFLQHWRTHSRPQPCACGHCDDCNQASKEKPQPDQQPRIHQNLLEGNNSEMEPACLGLQRATAESHPENENHLQDSSCATAPSTTI